A window of the Elgaria multicarinata webbii isolate HBS135686 ecotype San Diego chromosome 22, rElgMul1.1.pri, whole genome shotgun sequence genome harbors these coding sequences:
- the OVCA2 gene encoding esterase OVCA2 translates to MSSSRGEGLRLLCLHGYRQDAESFRARTGALRKALRGRAQLLNVAAPHPVVARPQPGDAASDPPKAAARGWWFSNPQEGTFNALEEAPACQGLEESLDGVAAAFAEHGLVDGLLGFSQGAALVGIICALKQQGDPRFQFDFAIVIAGFKSRAVSHRSYYQGPIGVPSLHVLGETDRVIPAEMSRDLASHFTEPVVLTHPGGHFVPASAPQKKAYLEFLAQFIK, encoded by the exons ATGTCTTCGAGCCGGGGTGAGGGGCTGCGGCTGCTCTGTCTCCATGGTTACCGGCAGGACGCGGAGAGCTTCCGGGCGCGCACTGGCGCCCTCCGCAAGGCCCTCCGCGGGCGCGCGCAGCTACTGAACGTGGCCGCGCCGCACCCGGTCGTCGCGCGGCCTCAACCAG GAGACGCTGCATCAGACCCACCCAAAGCGGCTGCGCGGGGCTGGTGGTTCTCCAACCCCCAGGAGGGGACATTCAACGCCCTGGAAGAAGCGCCTGCTTGCCAAGGACTGGAGGAATCTCTGGATGGCGTGGCCGCGGCCTTTGCAGAGCACGGCCTCGTCGACGGGCTGCTGGGCTTTAGCCAGGGGGCAGCACTGGTCGGCATCATTTGTGCTCTGAAGCAGCAGGGAGACCCACGTTTCCAGTTCGACTTTGCCATTGTGATTGCGGGCTTCAAGAGCCGAGCCGTCTCCCACCGCAGCTACTACCAGGGCCCCATCGGGGTGCCCAGCCTGCACGTCCTGGGGGAGACGGATCGTGTCATCCCCGCCGAGATGAGCAGAGACCTGGCCTCCCACTTTACGGAGCCTGTTGTCCTAACCCACCCGGGGGGGCATTTTGTCCCAGCCTCTGCGCCCCAGAAGAAGGCCTACCTGGAATTCTTGGCTCAGTTTATAAAGTAA